The Nakamurella alba sequence CCGGTCACCGTGGAACCGGTGGTCGAGCCGACCGATCCGCACAAGTGGGGCCGGATCGACGAGGAGGGCGGCGTCTTCGTCTACTCGACCTCCGGCGAGCGCTCCATCGGCAGCTGGCAGGCCGGTGACGTCGAGGCCGGGCTGGCGCACTTCGGCCGCCGGTTCGACGACCTGGTCACCGAGATCGCGCTGCTGGAGACCCGGCTCGCGTCCGGTTCCGGCGACCCGAAGGCCGCCCGCACCCATGCGGTCGAGCTCCGCGAATCGCTGGACTCGCTGGCCGCCATCGGCGACTTCGACTCCGCCGCGGCCCGGCTGGAGATCGTCATCGGTGCCGCCGACGCGGCGATCGCCGGCGCCGGCCAGGCCCGCGCCGCCGCCCGGGCCCGCGCGGTGGCGGCCAAGGAAGCCCTCTGCGACGAGGCCGAGCAGCTGGCCGAGTCGACCGCCTGGAAGGCCACCGGCGACCGGCTCAAGCAGATCGTCGAGGAGTGGCGGACCATCCACGGCATCGACCGCAAGACCGACGACGCGCTGTGGAAGCGGTTCGCCAAGGCGCGGGACACCTTCACCCGGCGCCGGGGCTCGCACTTCGCCGACCTGGACAAGCAGCGCGGAGCGGCCAAGGAGGCCAAGGAGAAGCTGATCGCGCGGGCCGAGGAGCTGAGCTCCTCGACCGACTGGGGTCGCACTGCCGGCGAGTACCGCACGCTGATGGAGGAGTGGAAGGCCTCGGGCCGCGCCCCCCGGGACGTCGAGGACGAACTCTGGACCCGTTTCCGCGCCGCCCAGGAGGGGTTCTTCTCGCACCGCAACCAGACGTTCTCCGAACGCGACGCCGAGTTCGAGACCAACGCCGCCGCGAAGGAGAAGCTGCTCGCCGAGGCCGAGACCATCGACCCGGACAAGGGACTGGACGCAGCCCGGTCCGCGCTGCGGTCGATCCAGGAGCGCTGGGAGGCCGCCGGGAAGGTGCCGCGCGAGCGGATCCGGGAGTTCGACCAGCGGCTGCGCGCGATCGAGGAGCGGGTCAGGCGCGCCGAGGACTCGCACTGGCGGCGCACCGACCCGGAGACCGCGGCCCGGATCGAGCAGTTCCGGTCGCGGGCCGAGTCCTTCCGGACCCAGGCCGCCAAGGCCAGGGCCGCCGGGGACGAGCGCCGCGCGAAGCAGGCCGACGCGCAGGCGGTGCAGTGGGAGGAATGGCTGTCCGCCGCCCAGGGCGCCGTCGAGAGCTGAGGACCCACTGACGCACCAGGGCCGGGTCCACCAATTGCGGCTGGTGGTCGAGGCCGAGGACTACGAGCAGGCCGTGCACTTCTTCCGGGACGTGCTCGGCCTGCCGGAGTCGATGGCGTTCGAAGGTGACGGTGACGCCCGGGTGGCGATCCTCGACGCCGGCCGCGCGACCCTGGAGATCGCGAACCCGGCACAGAAGCAGATGATCGACCGGGTCGAGGCGGGCGGGACGCCGAGCCCGCGGATCCGGGTCGCCTTCGAGGTGGACGACGCGGCGGCGGTCACCGACGACCTGGTCGGGGCCGGCGCGACGCTGATCGCATCACCCACCCGCACCCCGTGGCAGTCGCTGAACTCGCGGCTGGACGCGCCCGCCGGCCTGCAGCTGACCCTGTTCCAGGAGTTGCAGTCCGCCGACGAGCGCTCCGGCCAGGACGGTTTCGGCACGGCTGCGGATCGCGCCGACGGCTGACCGGGCACCCCGCGACCGAGCAGGCGGTCGCGGAACGCGACGGATCCGGGTTCAGCCGGCCGAGCAGCCCCCGGTCGTCGCCATCGGCTGCACCGCCGGCCGACCGATGCGCGGCATGCCCAGCCCCACCCCCGGGGTGGCCGGGGTGATGCCCTGCGCCCAGCGGTCGCCGGCGCGGGTGGTGCGGTGCGAGAGGACCGGACCGTCCGCGATCAGGTGGTGCGGAGCGGCAGCGGTGATCGTCGTGGTCACCACGTCGCCGGGCCGGATCGCACCCTCGGCAACACCCTCCGGGGCGAAGTGCACCAGCCGGCCGTCCCTGGCCCGCCCGCTCATCCGGCGGGTCGCGGTGTCCTTGCGACCCTCCCCGGCCGCCACCAGCAGTTCCACCGTGCGGCCGATCTGCGCGCCGTTGCCGGCCAGCGCGGACTCCTCGACCACCGCCACCAGCCGGCGGTACCGGTCGGCAACCACCGCCGGCGGCACCTGGTCCGGCATCGTCGCGGCCGGGGTACCCGGCCGGGGCGAGTACTGGAAGGTGAAGGCCGCCGAGAACCGGGACCGCCGGACGACGTCGAGGGTCTGCTCGAAGTCGTCCTCGGTCTCGCCCGGGAAGCCGACGATGATGTCCGTGGTGATGGCCGCGTCCGGGATCGACGCCCGGACCTCGTCCAGGATCGCCAGGTAGCGGGCGCTGCGGTAGGAGCGCCGCATGGCCTTGAGCACCTTGTCCGAGCCGGACTGCAGCGGCATGTGCAGCTGCGGGCACACCTGCGGCGTCTCCGCCATCGCGGCGATGACGTCGGTGGTGAAGTCCCGCGGGTGCGGCGAGGTGAAGCGGATCCGCTCGATGCCGTCCACCCGCCCGCAGGCGCGCAGCAGGTCGGCGAAGGCGCCACGGTCGCCGAACTCGACACCGTAGGAGTTGACGTTCTGGCCGAGCAGCGTCACCTCCAGCACGCCCTCCGCGGCGAG is a genomic window containing:
- a CDS encoding DUF349 domain-containing protein; its protein translation is MPATEAPAADPAPASDAAPAGAPGAESPASEAPAVDTAAPEVPTTDSAAAPAATPGAPGGRSRGSRGRPGRPGAPGARPGRPGGPGAGPAHPPVTVEPVVEPTDPHKWGRIDEEGGVFVYSTSGERSIGSWQAGDVEAGLAHFGRRFDDLVTEIALLETRLASGSGDPKAARTHAVELRESLDSLAAIGDFDSAAARLEIVIGAADAAIAGAGQARAAARARAVAAKEALCDEAEQLAESTAWKATGDRLKQIVEEWRTIHGIDRKTDDALWKRFAKARDTFTRRRGSHFADLDKQRGAAKEAKEKLIARAEELSSSTDWGRTAGEYRTLMEEWKASGRAPRDVEDELWTRFRAAQEGFFSHRNQTFSERDAEFETNAAAKEKLLAEAETIDPDKGLDAARSALRSIQERWEAAGKVPRERIREFDQRLRAIEERVRRAEDSHWRRTDPETAARIEQFRSRAESFRTQAAKARAAGDERRAKQADAQAVQWEEWLSAAQGAVES
- the miaB gene encoding tRNA (N6-isopentenyl adenosine(37)-C2)-methylthiotransferase MiaB; its protein translation is MTAVLPTAPTGRDGLAPTYRVRTYGCQMNVHDSERLSGLLEQAGYTAAAEDAEPDLVVLNTCAVRENADNKLYGNLSHLAPVKARRPGMQIAVGGCLAQKDRGEILRRAPYVDVVFGTHNVGSLPVLLERARHNDEAQVEILDALEVFPSSLPAKRDSASSAWVSISVGCNNTCTFCIVPSLRGKENDRRPGDILAEVGMLAAEGVLEVTLLGQNVNSYGVEFGDRGAFADLLRACGRVDGIERIRFTSPHPRDFTTDVIAAMAETPQVCPQLHMPLQSGSDKVLKAMRRSYRSARYLAILDEVRASIPDAAITTDIIVGFPGETEDDFEQTLDVVRRSRFSAAFTFQYSPRPGTPAATMPDQVPPAVVADRYRRLVAVVEESALAGNGAQIGRTVELLVAAGEGRKDTATRRMSGRARDGRLVHFAPEGVAEGAIRPGDVVTTTITAAAPHHLIADGPVLSHRTTRAGDRWAQGITPATPGVGLGMPRIGRPAVQPMATTGGCSAG
- a CDS encoding VOC family protein; translated protein: MRLVVEAEDYEQAVHFFRDVLGLPESMAFEGDGDARVAILDAGRATLEIANPAQKQMIDRVEAGGTPSPRIRVAFEVDDAAAVTDDLVGAGATLIASPTRTPWQSLNSRLDAPAGLQLTLFQELQSADERSGQDGFGTAADRADG